The genomic interval CGTCGAAACCCCGCTCCAAGAGCCACTGCAGAATGACCGAGGTGTCCAGACCCCCGCTGTAGGCGAGCACGACCTTTTCCATCTATCCTCTCCTCCGCCGCGTCAAAGACTTGATTTGCATAAAGTCCCAATTGCGGCTTGACTTTTTGGCTGAGATCGCAGTATTATGCTCATACTCTAGCCGATTATGCAATAAGAATGTTCCGAACACGAGACGAAAGAACTAAGAGGCAGCAGGCCCTTCTGCGCCTTCTGCCTCGCAAAGCCTTCTCGCGGCAGTCGGAGGTCGCCGATGCGATGCGGCGCCTCGGTTTCTCGGTGACCCAGTCCAGCATTAGCCGCGACCTGCGCGAGTTGGGGGTCGTCAAGGTCGGTGGGCGCTACGTGAGCCTGCATCGTTCGGAGGCTCGTGACCCTTCGCCGCCCGCCCTGATCCGCTCCGTGGAGCCCGCAGGACCCAACCTGATCGTGGTCAAGACTCCCATCGGCGCGGCGAACATCGTGGGAGTGGACATTGACAACCGCGGCTTGGATGGGCTCGTCGGCTCGGTGGCGGGCGACGACACGGTGTTTCTCGCCGTGCGAAACAAGAAAGCGCAGGACCGCGTGCTCGGCGAGCTGCGGAGGCTGATGTAGCGTGATCCGCCTTATCGCCGACAAGATCGCCGCTGCCACCAAGAACGTGCCCTTGCGCAACGAGGTGCGGTGTCGCAAAGACATCGTGGCCACCGAAGGCTATCTCGTCGCCGGACGCATTCATGGCGAGAAGGCCGTGTACAACACGCTCGAGAACACCCAAGGACGCATGGTGCCTCTGCACGACGGTGACATCGTGGTAGGGGTATTAGGTCACCGCAAGGCCCTGCAGGGATACAGCGGCGAAGTGCCCCAATCCATCCGTGCGGGAGACCAATTGCACGTGCTCAACCTCGGCGGCGTGATCGGCAAGTGCACCTCGGTCAACCCCGACGTGGGCGAGCCATTCGTCTTCGAGGTGCTCGGCACAGTGTTAGTATTCCCGGAGTTCGGTAGTCGCACCGGCGTTCCTGCGCACGTAGGGATGAACGCGATACGTGGAAACGGCTCGCTAGGTGACTGCCCGGTGGTATTCGTAGTAGGCACTTCGATGAACAGCGGCAAGACGCTGGCATCTTGCCATATCATACGCACGCTGGCGACTGCGGGCATTAAGGTGGGGGCGTGCAAGCTGACGGGTGTCTCGCTCCTGCGTGATACCTTGCACATGAGCGACTACGGGGCTGCCTGGGCGGTCTCGTTCATGGATGCCGGCATCGTAACCACCGACCCCGATACGGCGGTGAGCACGGCACGAACCCTCATCTCCCACCTGGCTCACGAGGGCGCAGACGTGATCGTCGCCGAGCTGGGTGATGGACTGTTGGGACAATACGGCGTGAGGGACATCCTCGCCGACCCCGAGATCGCGCGAAGATGTAACACTCTGATCCTGTGTGCCAACGATCCGGTGGGAGCGTGGGGTGGTATGCGGCTGTTATGCGATGAACTCGGGCTGACACCACATGCCGTCAGCGGTCCTACTACGGACAACGCCGTCGGGACCTCGTATATCGAGCAATCGCTAGGTGTGAGGGCGATCAACGCGCGGTCGAGCGGACGAGTGCTCGGAGCGCACGTGCTGGAACGTGTGCGAGCGATCGGTGGTAAGTCGTGAAGCGAGTGGGAGTGGCGATACTCGGAGGAACGGGGTACGGGGCGGGCGAGACGTTGCGCCTGCTCACTCATCACCCGGACGCCGAGGTGGTTTGTGTGGTGTCGTCGGGGTCGGCTGGCCGCACGATCTCCGAGGCTCATCCTCACCTACGAGGTTTCTACGGCGGTGCATTCGCCGAGGCCGTGGATTGGGATGTACTCTGTACCTACTCGCATCGTGTGCTGGTCTCGGCGCAGCCGAACGGCGTGAGTGGCAAGCAGCTCGCAGAGTTGGCTCCGGTGTGTCGCGACCGAGGTGTTAGGATCATAGATCTCTCCGGCGACCTCCGATTGGCTGACCCCGGGGCGCATCGGCTTTACTATCCCGAATCTTCCCGGGACGAGACGCTGCGGCAGCAGGTGGTGTATGGGCTTCCCGAGCTGGCCGGGGATGAGGTGCGTGGTGCCTGGATCATTGCAAACCCCGGGTGTCTGGCTACCGCGTGCATCTTGGCGGCCGCCCCCTTCGTTTCAGATGTAAGCGGCAGGATCGTGTTCGATGCGAAGACGGGTTCTTCCGGTGCTGGGAGATCCCCTCGGGAGACCACCCATCATCCCGTCAGACACTCGAACTTTTTCGCCTACAAGCCACTCACACACCAGCACGAGCCGGAGATCGCACAGACTCTCGGCAAACTCGCAGACTCGGCCCCCGAGTGCGTGTTCGTGCCGCAAAGTATGGCCGTAAGCCGCGGCATCTACGTGACAGCGCATCTGACCCTACGTGATGCGATGACGTCTGCTTCGACACTGGCACGCGTGAGAGAGTTCTATGCCGACGCGCCGTTCGTCCGCGTGCTGGATGATCCGCCGGAGCTGCAGAATGTGGTAGGTAGCAACTTCTGCGACATCGGGGTTGCCGCACGCGATCACGACGTGGTGGTGATGGCGGCACTGGATAACCTGATCAAGGGTATGTGCGGGACGGCGATCCAGAACCTGAACCTGATGTGCGGACTGCCTGAAACGACGGGCCTGTGGCACCCGGGATGGAGGCCCGTCTGACATGAGCGCACTGGTAGACACCTACGAGACGCTACCATTCACCGTGATCCACGGTGACGGGATGTATGTGTACGACACCGACGGCCGGGAGTATCTGGACCTTTACGGCGGACACGCGGTCGCGCTGCTGGGCCACTCGCCACCCTCGGTCGCACAGGCCATCGCGGAGCAAGCAAAGTCGCTGCTCTTCTACTCCAACGTCGCTCCGCTGGACGTCCGCGATCGTGCCGCGCGTATGCTCACCGGCTTCGCAGGGGCACCATACGACAAGGTGTTCTTCTGCAACTCCGGCGCAGAAGCGAACGAGAACGCGCTGCGGCTCGCTGTCGAGAAGCTCGGGCGATCGAAGATTGCAGCCCTGCGAGGTGCATTCCACGGGCGCACGCTACTGGCGGCGGCAGCCACCGATCAGGCGAAGCGCGCCGAATCGCTGAACCCTTGGTCTGGCCCTGTGTTACGACTCGTACCCAACTGCACCGAGGAGATCCGTCAGATCGACACCGACACAGCCGCTGTCATCGTCGAGCCAATCCTCAGCATGGCAGGAGTGATCACCCTCGATCACACCTACCTAGAGGCGTTGGTAGTGAGGTGCCGAGAGGTGGGCGCATGGCTCATCTTCGACGAAGTTCAGACGGGAATGGGCAGAACCGGCGTGCCATTCGTCGCGGGTTCGCGCGGCGTGTTCCCGCAGATGGTGACGCTCGCAAAGGGGATCGCAGCAGGCGTGCCGATGGGTGCGCTGCTGATGACGGGCGAAGTGGCTGAGCAGGTGAAGATGGGTGATATGGGCTCGACGTTCGGGGGCGGCCCGCTGGCATGTGCAGCGATGTGTGCAACCGTCGAGACGCTGGAGGCCCAGGATCTGGCAACGAACGCCGCAAGGATCGAGAGCTGGGTGAAGCGGCACTGTCACGTAAAGGGAGTGGAAGCGGTGCTCGGCAGGGGAGCGCTGTTGGGGCTGCGGCTGTCACTACCAGCGAAAGAAGTACACGATGCGCTGATGGAGCGCGGCATCATCACGGGCAAGAGCCGCGATCCGCACGTGCTGCGTTTACTGCCGCCACTGATCACACGAGAGCAACATGTTATCGCATTGGCGAAGGCCCTCGGGGAGGTACTACACGCATGAGACACTGGGTGACGATGTTGGATTGGGACGCCGGCGAGCTGAATGCCCTGGTAAGCCGGGCCGCCGAGCTGAAAGCGGGTGCCACCGCCGACGCGCTGCGCGACCGCATTCTCGGGATGCTGTTCTTCAACCCCTCTCTCCGCACGCGCGTCTCCATGGAAGCGGCGATGATGCGCTTCGGAGGCCACGCGGTCACGCTGTCACCCGGAGCGGACTCCTGGCGCATCGAGTATGAGGATGGTGTCCGAATGGATGCCGATAGGGCCGAACACGTTCGGGAAGCCGCCCCGGTGCTCAGCCGATATTGTGATGTGTTAGGTGTACGCTCCTTTGCAGGCATGAAGGACTATTCCGACGACCGACAGGACACGGTGATACGTAGCTTCGCACGATTCGCGACCGTTCCCGTCGTGAATCTGGAGTCTGCCATCGAACACCCGTGCCAAGCTCTCGGCGATATGCTCACTATGAGAGAAAGACTGGGGTCCACGGAGGACAGGAGGTTCGTTCTTACCTGGGCGCCCCATGTGAATCCGCTACCACTCGCGGTGCCACACTCTGCGGTGCTTGCGGCCTCGTTGGCCGGTATGCATGTCACCGTTGCTCACCCAGAGGGTTATGAGTTGGACGACGAGATCTCGAGCCGCGTAGGACCAGTGCAGATCACACACGACCAGTCGGAGGCACTCCGTGCGGCCGACATCGTGTACGTCAAGAGTTGGGGTGCGCGGGCGATGTACGGTGACATCGAGCGACAGCGCGACAGCTTCCAGCGGCATTCGGACTGGATGGTATCCCTACGGAAGCTGCCACCGAAGTCGCACTTGATGCACTGCCTGCCCGTGCGACGCAATCTGGTGATCGCGGACGACGCCCTGGATAGCGATCGGTCCATCGTAATCGAACAAGCGGAGAACCGCATGTGGGCGCAGGCAGCC from Fimbriimonadia bacterium carries:
- a CDS encoding arginine repressor; protein product: MFRTRDERTKRQQALLRLLPRKAFSRQSEVADAMRRLGFSVTQSSISRDLRELGVVKVGGRYVSLHRSEARDPSPPALIRSVEPAGPNLIVVKTPIGAANIVGVDIDNRGLDGLVGSVAGDDTVFLAVRNKKAQDRVLGELRRLM
- the argC gene encoding N-acetyl-gamma-glutamyl-phosphate reductase; protein product: MKRVGVAILGGTGYGAGETLRLLTHHPDAEVVCVVSSGSAGRTISEAHPHLRGFYGGAFAEAVDWDVLCTYSHRVLVSAQPNGVSGKQLAELAPVCRDRGVRIIDLSGDLRLADPGAHRLYYPESSRDETLRQQVVYGLPELAGDEVRGAWIIANPGCLATACILAAAPFVSDVSGRIVFDAKTGSSGAGRSPRETTHHPVRHSNFFAYKPLTHQHEPEIAQTLGKLADSAPECVFVPQSMAVSRGIYVTAHLTLRDAMTSASTLARVREFYADAPFVRVLDDPPELQNVVGSNFCDIGVAARDHDVVVMAALDNLIKGMCGTAIQNLNLMCGLPETTGLWHPGWRPV
- a CDS encoding aminotransferase class III-fold pyridoxal phosphate-dependent enzyme is translated as MSALVDTYETLPFTVIHGDGMYVYDTDGREYLDLYGGHAVALLGHSPPSVAQAIAEQAKSLLFYSNVAPLDVRDRAARMLTGFAGAPYDKVFFCNSGAEANENALRLAVEKLGRSKIAALRGAFHGRTLLAAAATDQAKRAESLNPWSGPVLRLVPNCTEEIRQIDTDTAAVIVEPILSMAGVITLDHTYLEALVVRCREVGAWLIFDEVQTGMGRTGVPFVAGSRGVFPQMVTLAKGIAAGVPMGALLMTGEVAEQVKMGDMGSTFGGGPLACAAMCATVETLEAQDLATNAARIESWVKRHCHVKGVEAVLGRGALLGLRLSLPAKEVHDALMERGIITGKSRDPHVLRLLPPLITREQHVIALAKALGEVLHA
- a CDS encoding N-acetylornithine carbamoyltransferase, producing MRHWVTMLDWDAGELNALVSRAAELKAGATADALRDRILGMLFFNPSLRTRVSMEAAMMRFGGHAVTLSPGADSWRIEYEDGVRMDADRAEHVREAAPVLSRYCDVLGVRSFAGMKDYSDDRQDTVIRSFARFATVPVVNLESAIEHPCQALGDMLTMRERLGSTEDRRFVLTWAPHVNPLPLAVPHSAVLAASLAGMHVTVAHPEGYELDDEISSRVGPVQITHDQSEALRAADIVYVKSWGARAMYGDIERQRDSFQRHSDWMVSLRKLPPKSHLMHCLPVRRNLVIADDALDSDRSIVIEQAENRMWAQAAILEHLLQQGGN